The following are encoded in a window of Anopheles gambiae chromosome X, idAnoGambNW_F1_1, whole genome shotgun sequence genomic DNA:
- the LOC1271649 gene encoding CLIP domain-containing serine protease C9-like isoform X1 codes for MGRRRCATRWSVAVGVVPPVGAKAGLLVLVILLGAVTRSAGNFSFPTDPDILYEGDKCGLPGMRTGTCQKAADCPQGIRANGARCEFSGNDPVVCCPTEAPGTGDGTSNRFTARIAKQECERFTSASANIIDHISGRAIEALRGEFPFVALVNFRGEEGEEVKLTRCGASLIAPRFLLTAAHCLKDLNPVTVEIGFIQLSDTEKDEYEIKQVHLHEGHKSRRNDIALIELKNNVTYKQDVGPICLNTDRPEIGPSINLTVMGWGADGDGQRADKLMKGTVYEIPLDECVQRFRDAKQRISLGEDQLCALGEKVNDETTDACQGDSGGPLVMTVRHKFYLVGVVSTGAVCGGSLPGIYTRVSRYLEWIEQRVWGSPN; via the exons AtgggacgacgacgatgcgCAACACGGTGGTCGGTGGCCGTTGGGGTCGTGCCGCCGGTCGGCGCAAAGGCAGGCCTGCTCGTCCTCGTCATCCTGCtcggtgccgtgaccaggagtGCGGGCAATTTCAGCTTCCCAACCGATCCTGACATTCTatatg AGGGCGATAAGTGCGGGCTGCCCGGCATGCGGACCGGCACCTGCCAGAAGGCGGCCGACTGTCCCCAGGGCATCCGGGCGAACGGTGCCCGGTGCGAGTTCAGCGGCAACGATCCGGTCGTCTGCTGTCCGACGGAGGCACCTGGCACCGGCGACGGCACGAGCAATCGTTTCACGGCCCGCATCGCCAAACAGGAGTGCGAGCGGTTCACCAGCGCGTCGGCCAACATCATCGACCATATATCTGGCCGCGCGATCGAGGCGCTCCGCGGCGAGTTCCCGTTCGTGGCGCTCGTCAACTTTCGTGgagaggagggggaggaggtGAAGTTGACCCGGTGCGGGGCGTCCTTGATCGCGCCCCGGTTTCTGCTTACGGCGGCCCACTGCCTGAAGGACCTGAACCCGGTCACGGTCGAGATCGGGTTCATCCAACTGAGCGATACGGAAAAGGACGAGTACGAGATCAAGCAGGTGCACCTGCACGAAGGCCACAAGTCCCGGCGCAACGATATCGCGCTGATCGAGCTGAAGAATAACGTCACCTACAAGCAGGACGTTGGGCCGATCTGTCTCAACACGGACCGGCCCGAGATTGGACCGTCGATCAACCTGACTGTCATGGGTTGGGGCGCCGACGGCGACG GCCAGCGCGCGGACAAGCTGATGAAGGGCACGGTGTACGAGATACCGCTCGACGAGTGTGTGCAGCGATTCCGGGATGCCAAGCAGCGGATCAGCCTCGGCGAGGACCAGCTGTGCGCGCTCGGCGAGAAGGTGAATGACGAGACGACGGACGCGTGCCAGGGCGACTCGGGCGGACCGCTCGTGATGACCGTCCGGCACAAGTTCTACCTGGTCGGCGTGGTGTCGACCGGGGCCGTCTGTGGCGGTTCCCTGCCGGGCATCTACACGCGCGTCTCCCGCTACCTGGAATGGATCGAGCAGCGCGTCTGGGGCAGCCCGAACTGA